CCTGTAGGACTGGGAAGACAGATGTCATCGTGTGTGGGCGGGCCTCCTTCCAGGGGGCCCGCCTCTTTTTTCGTCGTGACGGTAGTTGCGGTCCTGCCTGGCTGGTTATCCGGTTTACATACCAGTCATGTTGTCATCAAGACCGTTCGCCGACGCTTCTGGGCGATTTTGGGCGTTTGACCCATCCGAAGATAGTTTTGGACAATAATCATTCCGCAACGAAACAGTTGCGATTGCAACTATCCATGGCGCGACGGGATGGTCGTGTCGCCCACGGACGGATGTGCCCGCATCCAGACGAGAGGAACAGACATGAGGTATCTGCTCATGGTCAGCCATGGCACGCTCGCTCCCGGACTCCACAGCGTTCTCAAGATGCTCTCGGGCTCCTGTGACGGCGTACTGAGCTGCAGCATGGAGGACGGCATGGGCGCGGATGACTTCGTCTGCCGCCTGGAAGGGACCATCGCCCCCATCACGTCCGCCGACGAGGTGCTCGTGCTCGGGGACATCATCGGTGGGT
This genomic stretch from Atopobiaceae bacterium harbors:
- a CDS encoding PTS fructose transporter subunit IIA, whose product is MRYLLMVSHGTLAPGLHSVLKMLSGSCDGVLSCSMEDGMGADDFVCRLEGTIAPITSADEVLVLGDIIGGSPLTNTLDTLARHGLLAKAVAFGGMNLPMALTALMGLQTGRTRRPAGGDALGGPGCHPGGRPRRHRGRRG